The Erythrolamprus reginae isolate rEryReg1 chromosome 5, rEryReg1.hap1, whole genome shotgun sequence genome window below encodes:
- the AMER3 gene encoding APC membrane recruitment protein 3 has product MEFKRGKTFIKSSMHLAHEKLPLVHINPREKDNVKADIKEKSQPDAEIHKATFSVDKNGSFSNRLTKTGSSENILLLPQSFYKPVKKSKTHDCVLGGITKAEPCSYNNETSEEEYLASEKSKGRLINSASFSGLGNTQHFSGRKQPVVNSSHCVNSPQQMIDYRNFVPQMPFVPAVAKSIPRKRISLKRSKKGFRDIFHIKKNKPENIALFSEKQKRAFPGYKSELAGRFGKYLFKAGETFSTDCLAQDLSDGELQSESSYEYSSTLCEDVASLKSFDSLTGCGEIFADESSAHMELEVSKETLFRQSHPKENPAMGSFQGGVEQLASPAQNEAADFSKLWDNINKSVQLHQKTLFDRSLLTIPSSELEKGKKEAKGSDTDLLSSPDSSKESTIDTGTPKSDNQESMSTSDEGYYDSFTPGHDDEIREVQSPGTPTQFPRDSYSGDALYELFYDPNEDQISPVLDDDLCFSESISEKAVEIPLSIYSFHVGSEENMASQPTIDIISQGFLHSTWKGKECLLKLCDTELSLTMGIINWLRKKPGLFPPQDFPNNSQTQMRKDDESGSQCTPDFKENKSHPGASSTDSKTGIQTYSVERIEHDQNDIHACSFLEREENVNVISELIIDSGIPGDRQNVEDSWDELLVNSSEIKASLSEECTDISIESLPLEILNEDSFSHIVMDNHDAESCSSYMTAATSPDSLEPEDDIEAKSQSWSVECKDPMEPLSFCHSQGPISETSEENNTNIMQLLEHCVTQAASLKIDYDSKNKSFKDKETGNEMSNDIATTQFKKQPQLQNEHSEITPGPKYVLGPHASQYNVQTTIDAKSSDLRSQKENIIGFEDEKNLSILGRMGQITKNKLMFEYAQLNSQALSYIKDFRVEFNTQRSSPTPDICRPTFLPFFSSICSDSANQFSQSFCKRFRSLGKDSYNQGIIQPDLPFDGHSKLQCKVLPQDASLSLSKDDVKERTIMEKNQE; this is encoded by the coding sequence ATGGAGTTCAAAAGAGGAAAAACTTTCATAAAATCTAGCATGCATCTAGCTCATGAGAAGCTACCTTTAGTGCACATAAATCCTAGAGAAAAGGATAATGTCAAAGCAGACATAAAAGAGAAGAGCCAGCCTGACGCTGAAATTCACAAAGCAACTTTTTCTGTAGATAAAAATGGCAGTTTTTCCAACAGATTAACAAAAACTGGCTCTAGTGAGAATATATTGTTGTTACCCCAATCTTTCTACAAGCCTGTTAAGAAAAGCAAAACCCACGACTGTGTTCTGGGAGGAATAACCAAAGCTGAGCCATGCAGTTACAATAATGAAACTTCCGAAGAGGAATATTTAGCTTCTGAAAAAAGCAAAGGGAGACTCATCAATAGTGCCAGCTTTTCTGGACTTGGAAACACCCAACATTTTAGTGGCAGGAAACAACCTGTGGTCAATTCAAGCCATTGTGTGAACAGCCCTCAACAGATGATTGATTACCGCAACTTTGTACCCCAAATGCCCTTTGTGCCAGCTGTTGCCAAAAGCATACCTAGGAAGAGGATTTCGCTGAAACGATCCAAAAAAGGTTTCCGAGACATctttcatattaaaaagaataagccTGAGAATATTGCCTTGTTTTCAGAAAAGCAAAAAAGGGCATTTCCAGGCTACAAGTCAGAATTGGCAGGAAGGTTTGGTAAATATTTATTCAAAGCTGGTGAAACCTTTTCTACCGATTGCTTGGCACAAGACTTATCTGATGGTGAGCTCCAGTCTGAGTCTTCTTATGAATATTCAAGTACTTTGTGTGAAGATGTCGCTTCCTTGAAAAGCTTTGATTCTCTCACGGGATGTGGAGAAATCTTTGCAGATGAAAGTTCTGCTCATATGGAACTGGAGGTCAGCAAAGAAACTTTGTTTAGACAATCTCACCCAAAAGAGAATCCTGCCATGGGTTCCTTTCAAGGCGGAGTAGAGCAGCTTGCTTCCCCAGCTCAAAATGAAGCAGCTGATTTTTCAAAACTTTGGGACAACATCAATAAATCTGTGCAATTGCACCAGAAGACATTGTTTGATAGGAGTTTGCTGACCATACCTAGCAGTGAgttggaaaaaggaaagaaggaagccaaAGGCTCAGATACTGACTTGCTTTCTTCTCCTGATTCTTCTAAAGAAAGTACCATAGATACAGGGACTCCAAAGAGTGACAACCAGGAATCTATGTCCACCAGTGATGAAGGATACTATGATTCATTTACTCCTGGGCATGATGATGAAATAAGAGAGGTTCAGTCCCCTGGAACACCTACTCAATTTCCAAGAGACAGTTACAGTGGAGATGCCTTGTATGAACTATTCTATgaccctaatgaagatcaaatcaGTCCAGTTCTAGATGACGATTTATGCTTCTCTGAAAGCATATCGGAAAAGGCAGTTGAGATACCTTTATCAATTTACAGCTTTCACGTAGGGTCAGAAGAAAATATGGCTTCCCAGCCAACCATTGATATAATCAGTCAGGGATTCCTTCACAGCACATGGAAAGGCAAAGAATGCTTGCTTAAGCTGTGTGATACTGAGCTTTCCCTGACCATGGGAATTATTAATTGGCTGCGGAAAAAACCAGGACTATTTCCCCCACAAGACTTTCCTAACAATTCTCAGACACAGATGAGAAAAGACGATGAGTCAGGGTCTCAATGCACCCCAGACTTTAAGGAAAATAAAAGCCATCCAGGGGCGTCTTCAACAGATAGCAAAACTGGAATCCAGACATATTCAGTGGAAAGAATTGAACATGATCAAAATGATATCCATGCGTGTAGCTTTctagaaagagaagaaaatgtgAATGTCATATCTGAGCTCATAATTGACAGTGGCATACCAGGTGACAGACAAAATGTTGAGGACAGTTGGGATGAACTATTGGTAAATTCATCTGAAATAAAGGCATCTCTCTCAGAAGAATGTACAGATATTAGCATTGAATCCCTCCCGCTAGAAATCTTGAATGAAGATTCATTTTCTCACATTGTTATGGATAATCATGATGCAGAATCATGTTCTTCTTACATGACTGCAGCAACTTCTCCAGATTCTCTAGAGCCCGAAGATGACATTGAAGCAAAGAGTCAATCCTGGTCTGTTGAATGTAAGGATCCAATGGAGCCATTGAGCTTCTGTCATTCTCAAGGTCCCATTAgtgagacttcagaggagaataatACCAACATAATGCAGCTTTTAGAGCATTGTGTTACTCAAGCTGCTTCTTTAAAGATTGATTATGATTCTAAAAACAAGTCTTTCAAAGATAAAGAGACTGGTAATGAAATGAGCAATGACATAGCGACaactcaatttaaaaaacaacctcAGTTGCAAAATGAACATAGTGAGATAACCCCAGGGCCAAAGTATGTTCTTGGCCCTCATGCAAGCCAATATAACGTTCAAACAACAATTGATGCCAAGTCTTCAGATCTTAGGAGTCAGAAAGAAAATATCATTGGTTTTGAAGATGAAAAAAACTTAAGTATCTTAGGTCGTATGGGTCAAATTACAAAGAATAAACTAATGTTCGAATATGCTCAACTGAATAGTCAAGCCTTGTCTTATATCAAAGATTTCAGAGTTGAATTTAATACCCAGAGGTCTTCTCCAACGCCAGACATTTGCAGACCTACATTTTTACCATTCTTCAGCTCCATTTGCTCAGATTCAGCCAACCAATTTTCACAATCTTTCTGCAAAAGGTTCCGTTCATTGGGGAAGGATTCATACAACCAAGGGATTATACAACCTGACTTGCCTTTTGATGgccattcaaaattacagtgtAAAGTATTACCGCAGGATGCTTCACTTTCACTTTCAAAGGATGATGTCAAAGAGAGGACAATAATGGAGAAAAACCAGGAGTAA